Proteins encoded within one genomic window of Oncorhynchus tshawytscha isolate Ot180627B linkage group LG02, Otsh_v2.0, whole genome shotgun sequence:
- the LOC112219483 gene encoding inositol hexakisphosphate kinase 2, whose amino-acid sequence MSPAVEAQTMQAKQQQTQHPLQHYLEKGVPLEPFMHQVGGHCCVLRFGEQTICKPLIPQEHQFYKSLPSAMRKFTPQYRGVVSVGFEEDEEGNLCLIAYPLHSDSGVGHLENIDLTVNSEPYSKMLHWGNKQLSARSLLDSHEDKDMSHKHEEEELEWLQQEEVPLEGSNAIQHNPWRLQLQQKHLQRMKENAKHRNQYKFILLENLTWRHTVPCVLDLKMGTRQHGDNVSEEKKVMQIRKCQQSTSASIGVRLCGMQVYQSDSGQLMFMDKYIGRKLTLSGFKEALFQFFHDGRRLRRELLSPVLRRLREMQAALESCESYRFYSSSLLIIYDGEPPCTHTHRAPEDGLSEEEVEEDEEAGAFGFTRSSSGSAGGGCLAARSDTGPDPAVDVRMIDFAHTTCPDFVEDSVVHEGQDSGYIFGLQNLIAIISKLEDHSTD is encoded by the exons ATGAGTCCGGCCGTGGAGGCTCAGACCATGCAGGCCAAGCAGCAGCAAACGCAGCATCCGCTACAACACTATCTGGAGAAAGGAGTCCCGCTTGAGCCCTTCATGCACCAGGTGGGGGGCCACTGCTGCGTGCTGCGTTTTGGAGAGCAGACCATCTGCAAGCCCCTCATCCCCCAAGAGCACCAGTTCTACAAGAGCCTACCCAGCGCCATGAGGAAGTTCACCCCCCAGTACCGAG gtgTGGTATCTGTGGGTTttgaagaggatgaggagggcaACCTGTGTCTCATAGCGTAccccctgcacagtgactctggGGTTGGGCACCTGGAGAATATAGATCTGACGGTCAACAGTGAGCCATACAGCAAGATGCTGCACTGGGGCAACAAGCAGCTGTCTGCCCGGAGTCTGCTGGACTCACACGAAGACAAGGACATGAG tcATAAGcatgaggaggaggagctggagtGGCTGCAGCAAGAGGAGGTGCCTCTAGAAGGCAGCAACGCCATCCAACACAACCCCTGGAGACTCCAACTCCAACAGAAACACCTGCAGAGGATGAAGGAGAACGCCAAGCACCGCAACCAGTACA AATTCATCCTGCTGGAGAACCTGACGTGGCGACACACGGTTCCATGTGTGCTGGACCTGAAAATGGGAACGCGGCAGCACGGTGACAACGTGTCCGAGGAGAAGAAGGTCATGCAAATCCGCAAGTGCCAGCAAAGCACCTCAGCCTCCATCGGAGTACGCCTCTGTGGCATGCAG gTATACCAGTCAGACTCGGGTCAGCTCATGTTCATGGATAAATACATTGGGCGTAAACTGACCCTGTCGGGCTTTAAGGAAGCCttgttccagttcttccatgacggGCGGCGTCTGCGGCGTGAGCTGCTCTCCCCGGTGTTGCGGAGGCTCAGGGAGATGCAGGCAGCCCTGGAGAGCTGTGAGTCCTATCGCTTCTATTCCTCCTCCCTACTGATCATCTATGACGGCGAGccgccctgcacacacacacacagggcccccGAGGATGGTTTGTCTGAGGAGGAAGTGGAAGAGGATGAAGAGGCAGGTGCGTTTGGGTTTACccgcagtagtagtggtagcgctGGTGGTGGGTGCCTGGCAGCCCGATCTGATACAGGCCCTGACCCGGCGGTGGACGTGAGGATGATTGACTTTGCACACACCACCTGCCCCGACTTTGTGGAGGACAGTGTGGTGCACGAGGGCCAGGACAGTGGCTACATCTTTGGTTTGCAGAACCTCATCGCCATCATCTCCAAGCTGGAGGACCACAGCACAGACTAA